A stretch of Miscanthus floridulus cultivar M001 chromosome 13, ASM1932011v1, whole genome shotgun sequence DNA encodes these proteins:
- the LOC136499252 gene encoding uncharacterized protein encodes MARATAPSRRPPSAMSAAAAAAAASPPPVAAVPQRRAIATARGAFSRSHQPHHHRRLAPGPPKQRASCACSPTTHPGSYRCALHRGQGQGGGGAGAPLPLPASTAPVSSRLSAPRRASMANPLVRIAAVEGGDHIRRALAALVRPPPSQTRRRADAFRPMPSRLSAMSSASS; translated from the coding sequence ATGGCAAGAGCGACGGCGCCGTCCCGTCGGCCACCGAGCGCCATGtccgctgctgctgcggcggcggcggcatctcCACCGCCCGTAGCCGCCGTCCCCCAGCGCCGCGCCATCGCCACCGCCCGCGGCGCCTTCTCGCGGTCTCATCAgcctcaccaccaccgccgcctcgcGCCGGGGCCGCCGAAGCAGCGGGCGTCGTGCGCGTGCTCGCCCACCACGCACCCGGGCTCCTACCGCTGCGCCCTGCACAGGGGCCAAGGACAAGGAGGCGGCGGGGCCGGGGCCCCGCTCCCGCTCCCGGCCTCCACGGCGCCGGTGTCCAGCAGGCTCAGCGCCCCGCGGCGCGCGTCGATGGCCAACCCGCTGGTGCGCATcgcggcggtggagggcggcgaCCACATCAGGCGCGCGCTGGCCGCGCTCGTCCGCCCGCCGCCCTCCCAGACGCGCCGCCGCGCCGACGCCTTCCGCCCCATGCCCAGCCGCCTCTCCGCCATGTCCTCGGCGTCGAGCTAA